Genomic DNA from Taurinivorans muris:
GGACGACAATCCGGAACACACACGCCCTTATTTCATTCAATTAAGAGAATTAAAAGAAAAAATCGAAAAAGAACTGAATATGACACTGCCCCATTTGTCTATGGGCATGAGTGCGGATTTTCCCGTCGCCATTGAAGAAGGAGCGACAATCATCCGTGTTGGTACGGACATTTTCGGTCCCCGCAAACAATATTAAACATATTGCCTTTTTACAAATTTTCTGTATAGTTACGGCACTGGAGAATGAATATGGCAAATGAACCGACAAATCAAGAACAACCCAAGAAAAAAAGCAAATTGAAACTCATCATTATTCTTCTTATCCTGCTCCTGCTCATTTTAGGCGGCGTAGCCACGTATTGGTGGTTAAATCTCCGTGTGCCGGAACCTGTGAACACGGAAATCCCGCAGCAGACCCAAACAGCAGAAGCTCCGGCTGAAAAACCCAAAGAAGAAAATTCCCTTGTGGAAAACGTGAAAAATCTCCGTGAACAAATCGCTCCTACGAAAACTTTATTAAATATCGTCACCATCCCTACTGTAACGATAAATTTAGCCGATAAAGACAGTATACGGTACTTAAAAGTCGGTTTTGACATAGAGCTGAGCACAAAAGATGCCGCCGAAGCTCTTGAGGAACAAAAAGCACGCATACGCGATTCCATCATTATTTTGCTTTCAAGCAAAACCTATTCTGAACTTTCCACGACAGAAGGCAAGTTGAAAGTGAAAAATGAAATTTCAACACGCCTTAACCAAATTTTAGGTGTTCCTCGTGTTGTTCAAATTTATTTTAATGAATTTGTCATTAACTAAAGGATAAAATTATGAGCCAAGAAGAAATGTCTGAAGACGAAAGACTGGCGGCGGAATGGGCAGCCAGTCTGGAAGCGGAAGCGGAAAACAATAAAGAACTTGATGAGGAAAATTTTGGTGAAAACGCCCCTGCCGATGATGACGCAAAATTAGCGGAAGAATGGGCGGCTGCCTTAGCTACCGACGAACAGGAACAGTCAAAGAAAAAAAACAGACAGCTTGCGGCGGAAGTTTCAGAACCTTCATATAAAAACTTGACCGATGTCGCAAAAATCACTCCCCAAGACAATCAAAAGAGGGAACTTGACTTCATTCTTGACATTCCTCTTGATGTTTCCGCAGAACTTGGCAAAACAAGACTTCTGATTAAAGACTTGCTCCAATTAGGACAAGGTTCCGTTATTGAATTGAACAAATTAGCCGGCGAACCCTTGGAAATTTTCGTTAACGGCAAACTTGTCGCCCGCGGCGAAGCTGTTGTCGTCAACGAAAAATTCGGCGTCCGCCTTACCGATATCATCAGTCCAATCGAACGAATAACACAGCTAAGCTAAAATTTTTTATGAAAGAGATACTTGTTATCTCTTTTTTTTTAGGTTAAAAAAACACCATGAAATCAATAAGCATATTTTTCCTTTCCTTTTGCCTCATTTTCACAATCAGTCTTTTCGCACAAGACTCTTTCGCCGCCCCCGATCCTGTTCAAAATGACGTAGCAAGAGAAGAACAAAGCAAAGACACGAATACTGCCCAAGAACAAAAAACTCCCTTGAACCAAGTCCAAAAGCAGGAAGTTTTTGCAGCATCAAAAGAAATGCCGAGCACACCAAGCGCAACAAACACTCCAAGCACAACATGGGGAAATTATTTTCAAGGGCTTGGCATAATGCTTTTGCTTTTGTTCGTCTTTTGGTATATCCTCAAATTAATGCGAAAATACGGCAACGGAAGATTTTTACCCAATCAAAAACTCCTTCCCCGCGACAGCATGTACCTTGAGGGACAAATCCCTTTGGGACCGGGAAAAAGTGTTGTTATTGTCAAAGTTCTTGATGAAAGGCTCATACTTGGCGTTACGGAAAAAAATATTAATTTGCTTTCAAAAACAGGAATAAACCATGCTGAAACATTTGAAGAACTTATGCGGCAAACTGCCCATAAAGACAATACTGACGCTTAGTTTCGTTCTTCTTCCTTTTCAAGCCCTTGCGGAAGTTCCCACGTTCACCATGACCCTCGCAGGCGGTGAAGTCGAACCTTCCGCCGTGGCATTAAGTTTGGAAATCTTATTTCTTTTCACCATTCTTTCCCTTGCCCCCGCCATTGCCATGACAGTGACAAGTTTCACCCGGATCATCATTGTTTTCCACTTCCTGCGCCAAGCCATGGGCATACAGCAAATTCCCCCCACGCAAATTTTGGCGAGTTTGGCTATTTTCATGTCCGTCGTGATCATGTATCCGGTGGGGAAAGATATCAATGACAACGCCTTGCAGCCTTATCTGCAGGAAATGATCGGTTTTGATGAAGCCTTGCAGCGGGCGGAAATCCCCCTCAGGAATTTCATGTTTAAACACACGCGGGAAAAAGATTTGTCCCTTTTTTATTCTATCGCTCAAATGGACGCCCCCCAAAACAAGGATGAAGTACCGACTATCATGCTTGCGGCAGCCTACGTGATCAGCGAATTGAAAACAGCGTTCAGCATCGGTTTTTTAATCTATATTCCGTTCCTCATTGTCGATATGGTCGTATCCAGCACCCTGCTCGCCATGGGTATGATGATGCTTCCGCCCATGATGGTTTCCATGCCTTTTAAACTTCTCCTCTTCGTTATTGTGGACGGCTGGAACTTGATCATCGGTTCACTTGTAAACAGTTTTTTATTCTGAGGTAGTGTTATGAGTCCAGAATTTGTTATCGGTTTTATG
This window encodes:
- a CDS encoding flagellar basal body-associated FliL family protein; its protein translation is MANEPTNQEQPKKKSKLKLIIILLILLLLILGGVATYWWLNLRVPEPVNTEIPQQTQTAEAPAEKPKEENSLVENVKNLREQIAPTKTLLNIVTIPTVTINLADKDSIRYLKVGFDIELSTKDAAEALEEQKARIRDSIIILLSSKTYSELSTTEGKLKVKNEISTRLNQILGVPRVVQIYFNEFVIN
- the fliN gene encoding flagellar motor switch protein FliN; translation: MSQEEMSEDERLAAEWAASLEAEAENNKELDEENFGENAPADDDAKLAEEWAAALATDEQEQSKKKNRQLAAEVSEPSYKNLTDVAKITPQDNQKRELDFILDIPLDVSAELGKTRLLIKDLLQLGQGSVIELNKLAGEPLEIFVNGKLVARGEAVVVNEKFGVRLTDIISPIERITQLS
- a CDS encoding FliO/MopB family protein, whose protein sequence is MKSISIFFLSFCLIFTISLFAQDSFAAPDPVQNDVAREEQSKDTNTAQEQKTPLNQVQKQEVFAASKEMPSTPSATNTPSTTWGNYFQGLGIMLLLLFVFWYILKLMRKYGNGRFLPNQKLLPRDSMYLEGQIPLGPGKSVVIVKVLDERLILGVTEKNINLLSKTGINHAETFEELMRQTAHKDNTDA
- the fliP gene encoding flagellar type III secretion system pore protein FliP (The bacterial flagellar biogenesis protein FliP forms a type III secretion system (T3SS)-type pore required for flagellar assembly.), with amino-acid sequence MLKHLKNLCGKLPIKTILTLSFVLLPFQALAEVPTFTMTLAGGEVEPSAVALSLEILFLFTILSLAPAIAMTVTSFTRIIIVFHFLRQAMGIQQIPPTQILASLAIFMSVVIMYPVGKDINDNALQPYLQEMIGFDEALQRAEIPLRNFMFKHTREKDLSLFYSIAQMDAPQNKDEVPTIMLAAAYVISELKTAFSIGFLIYIPFLIVDMVVSSTLLAMGMMMLPPMMVSMPFKLLLFVIVDGWNLIIGSLVNSFLF